In a genomic window of Xylophilus rhododendri:
- the modB gene encoding molybdate ABC transporter permease subunit: MDTTQNLLQSTDWHPLWLSIKVAAAATLCSLVLGIALGWLFGRRKFLGSGFLEAVFMLPLVLPPTVIGYGILVLAGRRSPLGQWLRTHFDYTIIFSWHGAVVASAVVALPLVLKSASAAFAGVDRSLEAAASTLRQSPMSVFLRVTLPLAWPGILAGTLLAFARAMGEFGASLMVAGSIPGQTQTLSMAIYDAVQAGHDDTALLLVLVTSTLSVLVLVVSNRFFSLR, translated from the coding sequence ATGGATACAACGCAAAACCTGCTCCAGTCGACCGATTGGCATCCCCTCTGGCTCTCGATCAAGGTCGCCGCCGCGGCGACCCTGTGCAGCCTGGTCCTGGGCATCGCGCTGGGCTGGTTGTTCGGCCGGCGCAAGTTCCTTGGCAGCGGTTTCCTGGAGGCGGTCTTCATGCTGCCGCTGGTGCTGCCGCCCACGGTGATCGGCTACGGCATCCTGGTGCTGGCCGGGCGGCGCAGTCCGCTGGGCCAGTGGCTGCGCACCCATTTCGACTACACCATCATCTTCAGCTGGCACGGCGCGGTGGTGGCCTCGGCGGTGGTGGCGCTGCCGCTGGTGCTGAAGTCGGCCAGCGCGGCCTTCGCCGGGGTGGACCGTTCGCTCGAAGCCGCGGCCAGCACCTTGCGGCAGTCGCCGATGTCGGTGTTCCTGCGGGTGACGCTGCCGCTGGCCTGGCCCGGCATCCTGGCCGGTACGCTGCTGGCCTTCGCCCGGGCCATGGGTGAGTTCGGCGCCTCGCTGATGGTGGCCGGCTCGATCCCCGGCCAGACCCAGACGCTGTCTATGGCCATATACGACGCGGTGCAGGCCGGCCACGACGACACGGCCCTGCTGCTGGTGCTGGTCACCTCGACGCTGTCGGTGCTGGTGCTGGTGGTCTCCAACCGCTTTTTCTCGCTTCGTTAA
- a CDS encoding ATP-dependent DNA helicase — MPAALPDDAATPPGYTVAVRLLCDFTGRSGDLDVRFSPSPTAQDGIAGHAAVAARRPAPYQREVTLSGRWQGLAVRGRADGYDPVANRLEEIKTHRGDLARQPAHQRALHWAQAEVYGWLLCAERGLAEVELALVYYELSSGVETVLLQRRSAAELRQAFEDRCQRFLAWAEQEAAHRRARDAALARLAFPFGDFRPGQRVFAEAVFRAQRDGRRLMAQAPTGIGKTLATLFPALRACPPAVPPRPDRPGLDRVFYLTARTSGRRLALDALQQLGAGVRVLELVARDKACEYPDRACNGESCPLARGFYDRLPAARAQAAASPQALDRETLRGIALQHQVCPYYLGQEMARWCDVVVGDVNHWFDGSALLFALALEAEWRCGLLVDEAHNLIERARGMYSASLDPWLFAELRRQAPAVLKRTLDRLNRAWKALAPEGEETGARREFDTVPEAFSRALQEAVSAIGETLSEAPPGTDTALLQRFWFELLAFARRAETLAAHSLFDATRLAGRGMVQLDIRNLVPASFLAPRFALARAAVLFSATLRPEDYHRDLLGLPADTASLDVPSPYGGEQLEVRIAHHISTRWQHRESSLRALVDLLGAQFDRAPGNYLAFFSSFDYLQRALELLVELRPDIPVWAQSRGMSEAEREAYLARFAAGGRGIGFAVLGGVFGEGIDLPGDRLIGAFIATLGLPQVNAVNERLKLRLQALYGTARGYDYAYVFPGFQKVVQAAGRVIRSGSDRGTVWLMDDRFDQARYRRLLPGWWVLD; from the coding sequence ATGCCAGCCGCCCTGCCCGACGACGCCGCCACCCCGCCGGGCTACACCGTGGCCGTGCGCCTGCTGTGCGACTTCACCGGGCGCAGCGGCGATCTGGACGTCCGTTTCTCGCCTTCGCCCACCGCCCAGGACGGCATCGCCGGCCATGCCGCCGTGGCCGCGCGCCGCCCGGCCCCTTACCAGCGGGAGGTGACGCTGTCGGGCCGCTGGCAGGGCTTGGCGGTGCGCGGCCGCGCCGACGGCTACGACCCCGTCGCCAACCGCCTCGAAGAGATCAAGACCCACCGCGGCGACCTGGCCCGGCAGCCGGCCCACCAGCGCGCCCTGCACTGGGCGCAGGCCGAGGTCTACGGCTGGCTGCTCTGCGCCGAGCGCGGGCTGGCCGAGGTGGAACTGGCCCTGGTCTATTACGAGCTGTCCAGCGGCGTGGAGACCGTGCTGCTGCAGCGGCGCAGCGCGGCCGAACTGCGCCAGGCCTTCGAGGACCGCTGCCAGCGCTTCCTGGCCTGGGCCGAACAGGAGGCCGCGCACCGCCGGGCGCGCGACGCGGCCCTGGCGCGGCTGGCCTTTCCCTTCGGCGACTTCCGCCCCGGCCAGCGCGTCTTCGCCGAAGCCGTGTTCCGCGCCCAGCGCGACGGCCGCCGCCTGATGGCCCAGGCGCCGACCGGCATCGGCAAGACCCTGGCCACGCTGTTCCCCGCCCTGCGCGCCTGTCCACCGGCCGTGCCGCCACGCCCCGACCGGCCGGGCCTGGACCGCGTCTTCTACCTCACCGCCCGCACCTCCGGCCGACGCCTCGCCCTCGACGCCCTGCAGCAGCTCGGCGCCGGCGTGCGGGTGCTGGAACTGGTGGCCCGCGACAAGGCCTGCGAATACCCGGACCGCGCCTGCAACGGCGAATCCTGCCCCCTGGCGCGCGGCTTCTACGACCGCCTGCCCGCCGCCCGCGCCCAGGCCGCCGCCAGCCCGCAGGCGCTGGACCGCGAGACCCTGCGCGGCATCGCCCTGCAGCACCAGGTCTGCCCCTACTACCTGGGCCAGGAAATGGCCCGCTGGTGCGATGTGGTGGTGGGCGACGTCAACCACTGGTTCGACGGCAGCGCCCTGCTCTTCGCCCTGGCGCTGGAGGCCGAATGGCGCTGCGGCCTGCTGGTGGACGAGGCGCACAACCTGATCGAGCGGGCGCGCGGCATGTATTCGGCCAGCCTCGATCCCTGGCTGTTCGCCGAGCTGCGCCGGCAGGCGCCCGCCGTGCTCAAACGCACGCTGGACCGTCTCAACCGGGCCTGGAAAGCCCTGGCCCCCGAGGGCGAGGAAACCGGCGCCCGGCGCGAGTTCGACACCGTGCCGGAGGCCTTCTCACGCGCGCTGCAGGAGGCCGTCTCGGCAATAGGCGAGACGCTGTCCGAGGCGCCGCCCGGCACCGACACCGCGCTGCTGCAGCGCTTCTGGTTCGAGCTGCTGGCCTTCGCGCGGCGTGCCGAGACGCTGGCCGCGCATTCCCTGTTCGATGCCACGCGGCTGGCGGGCCGCGGCATGGTGCAGCTCGACATCCGCAACCTGGTGCCCGCCAGCTTTCTCGCGCCACGCTTCGCCCTGGCCCGGGCCGCCGTGCTGTTCTCGGCCACGCTGCGGCCAGAGGACTACCACCGCGACCTGCTCGGCCTGCCGGCCGACACAGCCAGCCTGGACGTGCCTTCGCCCTACGGCGGCGAGCAGCTGGAAGTGCGCATCGCCCACCACATCTCCACCCGCTGGCAGCACCGGGAGTCCTCGCTACGGGCGCTGGTCGATCTGCTGGGCGCGCAGTTCGACCGCGCGCCGGGCAACTACCTGGCCTTCTTCAGCAGCTTCGATTACCTGCAGCGGGCGCTGGAACTGCTGGTCGAGCTGCGGCCCGATATCCCCGTGTGGGCGCAGTCGCGCGGGATGTCGGAGGCGGAGCGCGAAGCCTATCTGGCGCGTTTCGCCGCCGGCGGGCGCGGCATCGGTTTCGCGGTGCTGGGCGGGGTGTTCGGCGAGGGCATAGACCTGCCCGGGGACCGGCTGATCGGCGCCTTTATCGCCACGCTGGGGCTGCCCCAGGTCAATGCCGTCAACGAGCGCCTGAAGCTGCGGCTCCAGGCCCTCTACGGAACGGCCAGGGGCTACGACTACGCCTATGTGTTCCCCGGCTTCCAGAAGGTGGTGCAGGCGGCGGGGCGGGTGATCCGGTCGGGCTCGGACCGGGGCACCGTCTGGCTGATGGACGATCGCTTCGACCAGGCCCGTTACCGCCGCCTGCTGCCCGGCTGGTGGGTGCTTGACTAG
- a CDS encoding ribonuclease HI family protein encodes MHCDGSAVPNPGRMACGVVLLAPDGSRHTVSRAIPTVGCNNEAELWAITVALAELRRLGATSAVLHSDNSTVVAQLAAPEAGRPAPILRLEPAFEAARRLMAEFGEARLQWVPRHRNGQADALARAAQGLPEKPVLPPGRKRLSKARRKNG; translated from the coding sequence GTGCACTGCGACGGCAGTGCCGTGCCCAACCCGGGCCGCATGGCCTGCGGCGTGGTGTTGCTGGCGCCGGACGGCAGCCGCCACACCGTGTCGCGCGCCATCCCCACGGTCGGCTGCAACAACGAGGCCGAGCTGTGGGCCATCACGGTCGCCCTGGCCGAACTGCGCAGGCTGGGCGCGACATCCGCTGTCCTGCACAGCGATAACAGCACCGTGGTCGCGCAACTGGCCGCCCCCGAGGCTGGGCGCCCGGCGCCCATCCTGCGCCTGGAGCCCGCCTTCGAAGCCGCCCGCCGGCTGATGGCCGAATTCGGCGAAGCGCGCCTGCAATGGGTGCCGCGCCACCGCAATGGCCAGGCCGACGCCCTGGCGCGCGCCGCCCAGGGCCTGCCCGAAAAGCCGGTATTGCCGCCCGGCCGCAAACGATTATCTAAAGCTCGGCGAAAAAACGGATGA
- a CDS encoding sulfate/molybdate ABC transporter ATP-binding protein — MIDVDLQLTVSDGQRHFELAVRFATDVPFAALYGPSGSGKSLTLQAIAGLLRPTRGHVRLDGRTLYDSAAGIALAPPARRIGFLFQDYALFPHLSVFDNVAFGLTSAWRPRLGAADKARVQELLAGFGLAGMAASRPAHLSGGQRQRVALARALACEPQVLLLDEPFAALNPMLRGELRRELGEVRRRWGIPALMITHDIEDVIELADVAFVYDQGRVVREIDLHAGESRTLALQDLLPPRPAETPLRSRLRQLLAG; from the coding sequence GTGATCGACGTCGACCTGCAGCTGACGGTTTCCGACGGCCAGCGGCACTTCGAGCTGGCGGTACGCTTCGCGACGGATGTGCCGTTCGCGGCGCTGTACGGCCCCTCGGGCTCGGGCAAGTCGCTGACGCTGCAGGCGATCGCGGGGCTGTTGCGCCCCACACGCGGCCATGTGCGGCTGGACGGCCGCACGCTCTACGACTCGGCGGCCGGCATCGCGCTGGCGCCGCCGGCCCGGCGCATCGGTTTCCTCTTCCAGGACTACGCGCTGTTCCCGCACCTGTCGGTGTTCGACAACGTGGCCTTCGGGCTGACCTCGGCCTGGCGGCCGCGCCTGGGCGCGGCCGACAAGGCCCGGGTGCAGGAGCTGCTGGCCGGCTTCGGCCTGGCCGGGATGGCGGCGAGCCGGCCGGCGCACCTGTCGGGCGGCCAGCGCCAGCGGGTGGCGCTGGCGCGGGCCCTGGCCTGCGAGCCGCAGGTGCTGCTGCTGGACGAACCCTTCGCAGCATTGAATCCGATGCTGCGCGGCGAACTGCGCCGCGAGCTGGGGGAGGTGAGGAGGCGCTGGGGCATTCCGGCGCTGATGATCACCCACGACATCGAGGACGTGATCGAGCTGGCCGACGTCGCCTTCGTCTACGACCAGGGCCGGGTGGTGCGGGAGATCGACCTGCATGCCGGCGAAAGCCGCACGCTGGCGCTGCAGGACCTGCTGCCGCCCCGGCCGGCCGAGACGCCGCTGCGCAGCAGGCTGCGCCAGCTGCTGGCCGGCTGA
- a CDS encoding TOBE domain-containing protein has product MKISARNVLPGTVIKIVRGPVTTEVTLEIAAGVQIVSTITSSSAESLQLVEGGKAYGVIKASSVMVGTD; this is encoded by the coding sequence ATGAAAATCAGCGCCCGCAACGTCCTCCCCGGCACCGTCATCAAGATCGTGCGTGGTCCGGTCACCACCGAAGTCACCCTGGAGATCGCCGCCGGCGTGCAGATCGTCTCCACCATCACCAGCAGCTCGGCCGAGTCGCTACAACTCGTCGAAGGCGGCAAGGCCTATGGCGTGATCAAGGCTTCCAGCGTAATGGTCGGCACCGACTGA
- the modA gene encoding molybdate ABC transporter substrate-binding protein, whose translation MRLFRLVACATAVAATFALPLAASAQQITVSAAASLTDAFKELGPKFEATKPGATLRFNFAASGALLQQIAQGAPVDVFASADQETMNRANDQKLIEADSRRNFVTNSLVLIEPSSGGVNVKSLQDLSGPAVKKIAIGKVATVPVGRYTKQVLDGAKLWEPLEPKFVQADSVRQVLDYVGRGEVDAGFVYSTDAAIAGDKVKVVATPSGHTPVSYPVAVIADSKQKALAKEFSDYLLGDAAQAVFKRYGFGKP comes from the coding sequence ATGCGCCTGTTCCGCCTCGTCGCCTGTGCCACCGCCGTGGCCGCCACGTTCGCCCTGCCCCTGGCCGCCTCGGCCCAGCAGATCACCGTATCGGCCGCCGCCAGCCTGACCGATGCCTTCAAGGAACTCGGCCCCAAGTTCGAGGCGACCAAGCCCGGCGCCACCCTGCGCTTCAACTTCGCGGCCTCGGGCGCGCTGCTGCAGCAGATCGCCCAGGGTGCGCCGGTCGATGTGTTCGCCAGCGCCGACCAGGAAACCATGAACCGCGCCAACGACCAGAAGCTGATCGAGGCCGACAGCCGGCGCAACTTCGTCACCAACAGCCTGGTGCTGATCGAGCCGTCCAGCGGCGGGGTCAACGTGAAGTCGCTGCAGGACCTGAGCGGCCCGGCCGTCAAGAAGATCGCCATCGGCAAGGTCGCGACCGTGCCGGTCGGCCGCTACACCAAGCAGGTGCTCGACGGCGCCAAGCTGTGGGAGCCGCTGGAGCCGAAGTTCGTGCAGGCCGACAGCGTGCGCCAGGTGCTCGATTACGTGGGCCGCGGCGAGGTCGATGCCGGTTTCGTCTACAGCACCGACGCCGCGATCGCCGGCGACAAGGTCAAGGTCGTCGCCACGCCGAGCGGCCACACACCGGTGAGCTATCCGGTGGCCGTGATCGCCGACAGCAAGCAGAAGGCGCTGGCCAAGGAGTTCAGCGACTACCTGCTGGGCGATGCGGCCCAGGCGGTCTTCAAGCGCTACGGTTTCGGCAAGCCGTGA
- the mntP gene encoding manganese efflux pump MntP translates to MNLLSTAALALAMSTDAFAAAIGKGTALQKPRWSEALRTGLIFGVIEAITPLIGWALGLAAASYVKQWDHWIAFVLLGVLGVRMVMAGFKPDEEEEAEKPNRHSFWVLAITGFATSIDAMAVGVGLAFLDVSILPVALTIGCATFAMVTLGVMVGRVLGNVAGKRAEMLGGLLLIGIGSAILFEHLSGAG, encoded by the coding sequence ATGAATCTGCTCTCCACCGCCGCGCTCGCCCTGGCGATGTCCACCGACGCTTTCGCCGCCGCCATCGGCAAGGGCACCGCGCTGCAGAAACCCCGCTGGAGCGAGGCGCTGCGCACCGGCCTGATCTTCGGTGTGATCGAGGCGATCACGCCCCTGATCGGCTGGGCGCTCGGCCTGGCCGCCGCCAGCTACGTCAAGCAGTGGGACCACTGGATCGCCTTCGTGCTGCTCGGCGTGCTGGGCGTGCGTATGGTGATGGCCGGCTTCAAGCCCGACGAGGAGGAAGAGGCCGAAAAACCCAACCGCCATTCCTTCTGGGTGCTGGCGATCACCGGCTTCGCCACCAGCATCGATGCGATGGCGGTCGGTGTGGGCCTGGCCTTCCTGGATGTTTCGATCCTGCCGGTGGCGCTGACCATCGGCTGCGCCACCTTCGCCATGGTCACGCTGGGCGTGATGGTCGGCCGGGTGCTGGGCAACGTGGCCGGCAAACGCGCCGAGATGCTGGGCGGGCTGCTGCTGATCGGCATCGGCAGCGCCATCCTCTTCGAGCACCTCAGCGGCGCGGGCTGA
- a CDS encoding helix-turn-helix domain-containing protein gives MSNKIQMSIKLKLLRVQAGLTLEALAQASDLTRSYVSKVERGASTPSIGAALKLAKALKVPVEELFGEPSESDPVTITRVADARAPAPAQGEPRVVAGTSPGHRMLAFVLQPGKERGRGHPMSHHEGEEILYVLKGAIQLQLANRTEALQAGDCAHFNSTVPHKITSTGESPAEVLLVIAA, from the coding sequence GTGTCCAACAAGATCCAGATGTCGATCAAGCTGAAATTGTTGCGGGTGCAGGCGGGGCTGACGCTCGAAGCCCTGGCCCAGGCCTCGGATCTGACCCGAAGTTATGTCTCCAAGGTCGAACGCGGTGCTTCCACGCCCTCGATCGGTGCGGCGCTGAAGCTGGCCAAGGCGCTGAAGGTGCCGGTGGAGGAGTTGTTCGGTGAACCCTCGGAGAGCGATCCGGTGACCATCACCCGCGTGGCCGATGCCCGCGCGCCTGCGCCGGCGCAGGGCGAGCCGCGGGTGGTGGCCGGCACCTCGCCCGGCCACCGCATGCTGGCCTTCGTGCTGCAGCCCGGCAAGGAGCGCGGACGCGGGCATCCGATGAGCCATCACGAGGGCGAGGAGATCCTCTATGTGCTCAAGGGCGCCATTCAGCTGCAGCTGGCCAACCGCACCGAGGCCCTGCAGGCCGGCGACTGCGCGCACTTCAATTCCACGGTGCCGCACAAGATCACCAGCACCGGCGAATCGCCGGCGGAAGTGCTGCTGGTGATCGCGGCTTGA
- a CDS encoding Dps family protein, with the protein MATKTNPKKTASTAQRTAEVKPNLQQYEHETQKYGEIVKMPNGLSERSCKESVALLNQCLADTITLRDMYKKHHWQVVGATFNQLHLMYDQHFLAQVELVDIIAERIQLLGGIAIAMAADVAEMTKIPRPPRGREPAAVQIKRLAEAHEQIIIATREAADKADEVGDPGTNDVLVSNVLRTNELQVWFLTEHLVAASPVKA; encoded by the coding sequence ATGGCCACCAAAACCAATCCCAAGAAGACCGCCTCCACCGCCCAGCGCACCGCCGAGGTCAAGCCCAACCTGCAGCAGTACGAACACGAGACGCAGAAGTACGGCGAGATCGTGAAGATGCCCAACGGGCTCTCGGAACGTAGCTGCAAGGAGAGCGTGGCCCTGCTCAACCAGTGCCTGGCCGACACGATCACGCTGCGCGACATGTACAAGAAGCACCACTGGCAAGTGGTGGGCGCGACCTTCAACCAGCTGCACCTGATGTACGACCAGCATTTCCTGGCGCAGGTCGAGCTGGTGGACATCATCGCCGAGCGCATCCAGCTGCTGGGCGGCATCGCCATCGCCATGGCGGCCGACGTGGCCGAGATGACCAAGATCCCGCGCCCGCCGCGTGGCCGCGAACCGGCCGCCGTGCAGATCAAGCGCCTGGCCGAAGCGCATGAACAGATCATCATCGCCACCCGCGAGGCCGCGGACAAGGCCGACGAAGTGGGCGACCCCGGCACCAACGACGTGCTGGTGAGCAATGTGCTGCGGACCAACGAGCTGCAGGTCTGGTTCCTGACGGAACATCTGGTCGCTGCCTCGCCGGTCAAGGCCTGA